A single region of the Hyalangium gracile genome encodes:
- a CDS encoding polyprenol monophosphomannose synthase has translation MNRALVCIPTYNEADNLEPITQAVLKAEPRVDILVVDDNSPDGTGKIADTLAAKEPRIRVLHREKKEGLGRAYLAAFRWALAEGYTYIIEMDADFSHDPRYLPALLDAAEAGADLVLGSRYVTGGGTVNWGVGRQIISKGGSLYARTILGVGVHDLTGGFKCFHRRVLETIGLDQVQSTGYAFQIELTYRTLKKGFTVREIPIVFEDRRVGQSKMSRKIFLEALTMVWKLRLTV, from the coding sequence ATGAACCGAGCGCTGGTCTGCATCCCCACCTACAACGAAGCGGACAACCTGGAGCCCATCACCCAGGCGGTGCTCAAAGCCGAGCCCCGCGTGGACATCCTCGTCGTGGATGACAACTCGCCCGACGGCACCGGGAAGATCGCCGACACGCTCGCGGCGAAGGAGCCGCGCATCCGGGTGCTGCACCGCGAGAAGAAGGAGGGCCTGGGCCGCGCCTACCTCGCCGCCTTCCGCTGGGCGCTCGCCGAGGGCTACACGTACATCATCGAGATGGACGCGGACTTCAGCCACGACCCGCGCTACCTGCCAGCCCTGCTGGATGCCGCCGAGGCCGGCGCGGACCTGGTGCTCGGCTCGCGCTACGTCACCGGCGGCGGCACGGTGAACTGGGGCGTCGGACGGCAGATCATCAGCAAGGGCGGCTCGCTCTACGCGCGCACCATCCTGGGCGTGGGCGTCCATGACCTGACCGGCGGCTTCAAGTGCTTCCACCGCCGCGTGCTGGAGACCATCGGCCTGGACCAGGTGCAGAGCACCGGCTACGCCTTCCAGATCGAGCTCACCTACCGCACGCTCAAGAAGGGCTTCACCGTCCGGGAGATTCCCATCGTCTTCGAGGATCGCCGCGTGGGCCAGTCGAAGATGAGCCGGAAGATCTTCCTCGAGGCGCTCACCATGGTCTGGAAGCTGCGCCTGACCGTGTGA
- the lpxB gene encoding lipid-A-disaccharide synthase gives MNSPPQILVVTGEASGDSHASELVAALQARRPDLRFFGMGGSKLAARGVELLYGAHEVSVMGITEVVPKIPRILQVLRGIAAAAAERRPVCAILVDIPDFNLRLARKLKALGIPVAYYVSPMIWAWRQGRVKVIRQLVDRMLCILPFEVDFYRNSGVDARYVGSPVVEQVPAPASATDFRQRLGLATDAPTLALLPGSRMSEIRRLLPTMVSAAKQLSSERPGLQIVVPVAPTIPREEIVSRFEGSGLSPRLIEGRAPEVVGASDAAIVASGTAVLEAGLMQRPLVVIYRVSLVTYLVGRLMLKVAHVALVNLLAGRRLVPELLQGEMTPERIASEVRRVWDPGPPREEMLRGLEEVRGRLGGPGAAERAAEAVLELLPPASKV, from the coding sequence ATGAACTCCCCCCCGCAGATCCTCGTCGTCACCGGTGAGGCCTCCGGCGACTCCCACGCCTCCGAGCTCGTCGCCGCCCTCCAGGCCCGGCGCCCGGACCTCCGGTTCTTCGGTATGGGGGGCTCGAAGCTGGCCGCACGCGGCGTGGAGCTCCTCTATGGGGCCCACGAGGTGTCCGTCATGGGCATCACCGAGGTGGTCCCCAAGATTCCCCGCATCCTCCAGGTCCTCCGAGGCATCGCCGCCGCCGCCGCCGAGCGCCGCCCCGTGTGCGCCATCCTCGTGGACATCCCCGACTTCAACCTGCGGCTGGCCCGCAAGCTCAAAGCCCTCGGAATCCCGGTCGCCTACTACGTGTCCCCGATGATCTGGGCCTGGCGCCAGGGCCGGGTGAAGGTCATCCGCCAGCTCGTGGACCGGATGCTCTGCATCCTCCCCTTCGAGGTGGACTTCTATCGGAACTCCGGCGTCGACGCGCGCTACGTGGGCAGCCCCGTCGTGGAGCAGGTCCCCGCCCCCGCCAGCGCCACCGACTTCCGCCAGCGCCTGGGGCTCGCCACCGACGCCCCCACGCTCGCCCTGCTGCCGGGTAGCCGGATGAGCGAGATCCGCCGCCTGCTGCCCACCATGGTGAGCGCCGCGAAGCAGCTGTCGTCCGAGCGCCCAGGCCTGCAGATCGTCGTCCCCGTCGCGCCCACCATCCCGCGCGAGGAGATCGTGTCGCGCTTCGAAGGGAGCGGCCTGTCCCCCCGCCTCATCGAGGGCCGCGCTCCCGAGGTGGTGGGCGCCAGCGACGCGGCCATCGTCGCCTCCGGGACGGCGGTGCTGGAGGCGGGGCTCATGCAGCGCCCGCTGGTGGTCATCTATCGCGTGTCGCTCGTCACCTACCTCGTGGGCAGGCTCATGCTGAAGGTCGCCCATGTGGCCCTGGTGAACCTGCTCGCGGGCCGCCGGCTCGTGCCAGAGCTCCTCCAGGGAGAGATGACGCCGGAGCGCATCGCCTCGGAGGTCCGCCGCGTGTGGGATCCAGGCCCACCCCGGGAGGAGATGCTCCGAGGGCTGGAGGAGGTACGTGGCCGCCTGGGAGGCCCGGGCGCCGCCGAGCGAGCCGCGGAGGCCGTGCTGGAGTTGCTGCCCCCCGCCTCCAAAGTTTGA
- a CDS encoding DUF4388 domain-containing protein, whose product MCTLRAPLKTLLLAESHPPTLEHLTGLLAQAGYTVSPVSDAVSAMEHFVAGNPDVVVLGVDLPRLEGAHVGQLIRNHSQGGRVPIIAIDKGHLGKARGVAAVLGLKVNAYVQDPLKPGELVSRIDELVKAAESVAPTQGIQAMLARPAVTTGELRGYPLPELVHLLYRQRRDGVLVVAYRDLTRRVFFARGGAVSCDSSARQDALPGFLLDRGIVTEAQAEIVVQALGSGLRIGAALADAGVEAAGEELLEILRDYTRSRLAQVVGMREGRFAFYAGDEFQREVATVDIPALAPVLDGARRMMPLKVLAAPLRRYMGEFPVRSQEFAKDLQVLGLDTDDLKIAMQINGRLLLRDLLAHGRGDLRRGYSLLWFLRLTGAVTFSATPVATEGAALSAGPEVIAPRKRKSLPPELAASLREGAVKIITSSYFHSLGLDIAADMEAVERAYHETAMKFHPDNYAEYDLSDLKDLLDSVQEKLSASYRVLSAEDKRKAYLQYVLGKMEVKGRVNAINVEAEVLIRRGESYLRRKNYRMALQLFEEAVALNPREPEYYSYLAWATYHAALGPLKDRAKEAQKVLKRALSLNASLERAQIISAIIENDLGDATAARKRLLRVLELNANSKLAKAALRKVGR is encoded by the coding sequence ATGTGTACACTCCGGGCGCCCTTGAAGACGCTCCTGCTCGCCGAGAGCCACCCCCCCACGCTCGAGCACCTCACCGGGCTGCTCGCCCAGGCCGGTTACACCGTGAGTCCGGTGTCCGACGCGGTGTCGGCCATGGAGCACTTCGTGGCGGGCAATCCGGACGTGGTGGTGCTGGGGGTGGACCTGCCTCGGCTGGAGGGCGCCCATGTAGGGCAGCTCATCCGCAACCACAGCCAGGGTGGGCGTGTTCCCATCATCGCCATCGACAAGGGGCACCTGGGCAAGGCGCGAGGCGTGGCGGCGGTGCTGGGCCTGAAGGTGAACGCCTACGTGCAGGACCCGCTCAAGCCGGGCGAGCTGGTGTCCAGGATCGACGAGCTGGTGAAGGCGGCGGAGTCGGTGGCGCCCACGCAGGGCATCCAGGCGATGCTCGCCCGCCCGGCGGTGACGACGGGGGAGCTCCGGGGCTACCCGCTGCCGGAGCTGGTGCACCTGCTCTACCGGCAGCGGCGGGACGGGGTGCTGGTGGTGGCGTACCGGGACCTCACGCGTCGGGTCTTCTTCGCCCGAGGCGGGGCGGTGAGCTGCGACTCCTCGGCGCGGCAGGACGCGCTGCCTGGCTTCCTGCTGGACCGCGGGATCGTGACGGAGGCCCAGGCGGAGATCGTCGTGCAGGCGCTCGGCTCGGGGCTGCGCATCGGCGCGGCGCTGGCGGATGCGGGGGTGGAGGCGGCGGGCGAGGAGCTGCTGGAGATCCTCCGGGACTACACGCGCTCGCGTCTGGCCCAGGTGGTGGGGATGCGCGAGGGGCGCTTTGCCTTCTACGCGGGGGACGAGTTCCAGCGCGAGGTGGCCACGGTGGACATCCCCGCGCTGGCGCCGGTGCTGGACGGAGCGCGCAGGATGATGCCGCTCAAGGTGCTGGCGGCGCCGCTGCGCAGGTACATGGGAGAGTTCCCCGTGCGCTCGCAGGAGTTCGCCAAGGATCTGCAGGTGCTGGGGCTGGACACGGACGATCTGAAGATCGCCATGCAGATCAACGGGCGGCTGTTGCTGCGGGATCTGCTGGCGCACGGGCGAGGCGACCTGCGGCGCGGGTACTCGCTGCTGTGGTTCCTGCGGCTCACGGGGGCGGTGACGTTCTCGGCGACGCCGGTGGCCACGGAGGGGGCGGCGCTCTCGGCGGGGCCGGAGGTGATCGCCCCGCGCAAGCGCAAGTCACTGCCGCCGGAGCTGGCGGCGTCGCTGCGGGAGGGCGCGGTGAAGATCATCACCAGCAGCTACTTCCACAGCCTGGGGCTGGACATCGCCGCGGACATGGAGGCGGTGGAGCGCGCCTACCACGAGACGGCGATGAAGTTTCACCCGGACAACTACGCCGAGTACGACCTGTCGGACCTGAAGGATCTGCTCGACTCGGTGCAGGAGAAGCTGTCCGCGTCGTACCGGGTGCTCTCGGCGGAGGACAAGCGCAAGGCGTACCTGCAGTACGTGCTGGGGAAGATGGAGGTGAAGGGGCGGGTCAACGCCATCAACGTGGAGGCGGAGGTGCTCATCCGCCGCGGGGAGTCGTACCTGCGGCGCAAGAACTACCGGATGGCGCTCCAGCTCTTCGAGGAGGCGGTGGCGCTCAACCCGCGCGAGCCCGAGTACTACTCGTACCTGGCGTGGGCGACGTACCACGCGGCGCTGGGGCCGCTGAAGGATCGAGCCAAGGAGGCGCAGAAGGTGCTCAAGCGGGCGCTGTCGCTCAACGCGTCGCTGGAGCGGGCGCAGATCATCTCGGCCATCATCGAGAATGACCTGGGAGATGCGACGGCGGCGCGCAAGCGGCTGTTGAGGGTGCTGGAGCTCAACGCGAACTCGAAGCTCGCCAAGGCCGCGCTGCGCAAGGTGGGCCGCTGA
- a CDS encoding ABC transporter ATP-binding protein translates to MSAVLLRLLRYARPHVSVLVAAFACMAVLGLGTGTYAYLMGPALQFLLSGGTEGFGGAHAVPWLSSLPREAALWGFPLVVVLVGVVKGVGYLGQFYFMGLFAQRVVKDLRRELFQRLTALSPSQLSKERVGDLLSRFSTDMTAVEWAAMYTVGSYLRDTLQVLVLAGVALAMSPLFGGLMLAVIPLAALPASRLTRKALRRTREGQTQLGQLAGQLHEGLGGLRTIQAFNGQAAELARFAAHTKAHEKAVVSAAWARGAVPGVMEVLAAAALAGTLAYAAATQAMEPGALLSLITAVILVYQPVKDLGRVTQFAMQAGVSGERLFALLDLRHPVEDPPGVQPAPPLRQGLQLKAVSFSYGQRRALEGLTLELPVGKVTALVGPSGSGKSTVTTLLLRFEKPQAGHLLLDGVEADGYQAASVRAQFALVTQEPLLFSGSVLDNLRFGRPEATLEEVEAAARVAHADGFIRNLPEGYETRIGERGVTLSGGQRQRLCIARAVLSRAPVLVLDEATSSLDPESEREVQAALAAVLPGRTALVIAHRLSTVTGADVIHVMEAGRVVESGTHAELLQAGGAYAALWALQTSGAERGAA, encoded by the coding sequence ATGTCGGCGGTGCTGCTCCGCCTGCTGCGCTACGCACGGCCGCACGTGAGCGTGCTCGTGGCGGCGTTCGCCTGCATGGCGGTGCTGGGGCTGGGCACGGGCACGTACGCGTACCTGATGGGGCCCGCGCTCCAGTTCCTGCTGTCCGGAGGCACGGAGGGCTTCGGTGGGGCGCACGCGGTGCCCTGGCTGTCGAGCCTGCCGCGCGAGGCCGCGCTGTGGGGCTTCCCGCTGGTGGTGGTGCTCGTCGGGGTGGTGAAGGGCGTGGGGTACCTGGGGCAGTTCTACTTCATGGGGCTGTTCGCGCAGCGGGTGGTGAAGGACTTGCGGCGAGAGCTGTTCCAGCGGCTCACCGCGCTGTCGCCCTCGCAGCTCTCGAAGGAGCGGGTGGGGGATCTGCTCAGCCGCTTCTCCACGGACATGACGGCGGTGGAGTGGGCGGCGATGTACACGGTGGGCTCGTACCTGCGGGACACGCTGCAGGTGCTGGTGCTGGCGGGAGTGGCGCTGGCGATGAGCCCGCTGTTCGGAGGGCTGATGCTGGCGGTCATCCCGCTGGCGGCGCTGCCGGCCTCTCGGCTCACCCGGAAGGCGCTGCGGAGGACGAGGGAGGGGCAGACGCAGCTGGGGCAGCTCGCGGGGCAGCTGCACGAGGGGCTGGGAGGCCTGCGGACGATCCAGGCCTTCAACGGACAGGCGGCGGAGCTGGCGCGGTTCGCGGCGCACACGAAGGCGCATGAGAAGGCGGTGGTGAGCGCGGCGTGGGCTCGAGGGGCGGTGCCGGGAGTGATGGAGGTGCTGGCGGCGGCGGCGCTCGCGGGGACCCTGGCCTACGCGGCGGCCACGCAGGCCATGGAGCCGGGGGCGCTGCTCTCGCTGATCACGGCGGTGATCCTCGTCTATCAGCCCGTGAAGGACCTGGGCCGGGTCACCCAGTTCGCGATGCAGGCGGGCGTCTCGGGCGAGCGGCTCTTCGCGCTGCTGGACCTGCGCCATCCGGTGGAGGATCCGCCGGGAGTCCAGCCGGCGCCGCCGCTGAGGCAGGGCCTCCAGCTGAAGGCCGTGAGCTTCTCCTATGGCCAGCGCCGGGCGCTGGAGGGACTGACGCTGGAGCTGCCGGTGGGCAAGGTGACGGCGCTGGTGGGCCCGAGCGGGAGCGGCAAGAGCACGGTGACGACCCTGCTGCTGCGCTTCGAGAAGCCCCAGGCAGGCCACCTGCTGCTGGACGGAGTGGAGGCGGACGGCTACCAGGCGGCGAGCGTGAGGGCGCAGTTCGCGCTGGTGACGCAGGAGCCGCTGCTCTTCTCGGGAAGCGTGCTGGACAACCTGCGCTTTGGCCGGCCGGAGGCGACGCTCGAGGAGGTGGAGGCGGCGGCGAGGGTGGCCCACGCGGACGGCTTCATCCGGAACCTGCCCGAGGGGTACGAGACGCGCATCGGGGAGCGAGGCGTGACCCTGAGCGGCGGGCAGCGTCAGCGCCTGTGCATCGCGCGGGCGGTGCTCTCCCGTGCACCGGTGCTGGTGCTGGACGAGGCGACGAGCAGCCTCGATCCGGAGAGCGAGCGGGAGGTGCAGGCCGCGCTGGCGGCGGTGCTGCCGGGGAGGACGGCGCTGGTCATCGCGCATCGGCTCTCCACGGTGACGGGAGCGGACGTCATCCATGTGATGGAGGCGGGGCGCGTCGTGGAGAGCGGCACCCACGCGGAGCTGCTCCAGGCGGGAGGCGCCTATGCGGCGCTGTGGGCCCTGCAGACCTCGGGAGCCGAGCGGGGGGCGGCGTGA